CGAGCCGCCTCCGCCGCTGCTGGAGCTGCTGCCGCCGCACCCGGCCGCGACCAGGACGGCCGCCACGAGCGCGAGTGCGAACGCCCGTATTTGTATTCTATACAACTTGTCCCCTTTGTCTATTGACTTTGTTGACTTCATCAAAGTACCCTTGGACCGCTGAATCGTCAAGCGGGAACTGAACAAGGGAGCTAGTGGCCAGTGCGCGAGCACGTGATCGGAACGAACCTACGGCACCTCGTCGGCATGCACGATCTGCTGCAGCGCGAGGTCGCGGCCTACGTCGGGCTTTCCCCACAAGGTCTGTGGAATATCTTGAACGGCCGCTCCGAGCCGAGGTCGCGCACCGTCCGCGACTGCGCTCACGCGTTCGGCATCACGATCGACGATCTCTTCTCGGACACCGGCACGTGCCTGCGCGCGGCTGCCCGAAGCTACGAGCGCGCGCCGATCAGGTCGCTGGCCGACCCGACCCTCGCGAACGGCACCGCCGGCTGACGTCACGACCCGGCGTAGGCCGGGTAGTCCTGCCGCACGGCTGCCAGCACGCCGGTCACGTACGCGCCGCCGGCGCAGCCCCTGCACCAGTTGGAGGCGTTGATCGCCTGCGCCGTGACGGCCGGGTCGGCGCACCGGCGCAGGCGGTACAGGATCCAGCCGTACCCCTGGCTGTCGTAGCCCCCCTGCAGGGTGGCCACGGTGGCGGCCAGCCCCGACTCCAGCGAGGGGTAGTTCCGCACGCCGACGGTGTTGAAGGAGGTGGCTCCCGGGGCGGCGAGCGTCGTCGCAAGCGGGTTGAACGCGGCGCCGGTGTTCTCGGCCGTCTGCCAGGTCACCAG
The sequence above is a segment of the Gaiellales bacterium genome. Coding sequences within it:
- a CDS encoding helix-turn-helix transcriptional regulator codes for the protein MREHVIGTNLRHLVGMHDLLQREVAAYVGLSPQGLWNILNGRSEPRSRTVRDCAHAFGITIDDLFSDTGTCLRAAARSYERAPIRSLADPTLANGTAG